A stretch of the Tachyglossus aculeatus isolate mTacAcu1 chromosome 6, mTacAcu1.pri, whole genome shotgun sequence genome encodes the following:
- the AVPR2 gene encoding vasopressin V2 receptor encodes MSLPCPALGMRRVRQHLSPFPTMSPGLDGPSAVPGTLWDSNSSTNASVPPRVSDERDEALARAEIALLAVMFVGVAGSNGLVLGALARRGQSQRAPMHVFITHLCLADLAVALFQILPQLFWDITDRFQGPDLLCRAVKYLQMVGMYASSYMIVAMTLDRHHAICRPMATFRRGGAHWNMPVLVAWASSLVLSLPQVVIFSQTRMPDGALDCWGQFAEPWGSRAYVTWITLVVFVLPTVGIATCQVLIFREIYTSLYQKPEHIREGGRRRRRRRQWPGSREGRGGRAGARIGGAAEASRVSGAMAKTVRMTLVIVLVYVLCWAPFFLVQLWAVWDPHSPRNGPAFTLIMLLASLNSCTNPWIYASFSSSVSSELRQLLCCQRPGPVLPEDSCATATSSLAKETHS; translated from the exons atgtccctgccctgcccagcccttgGGATGAGAAGAGTCAGGCAGCACCTCAGCCCATTCCCCACTATGTCCCCAGGACTGGATGGGCCATCTGCAGTTCCAG GCACCCTCTGGGATTCCAACTCTAGCACCAATGCCAGTGTCCCTCCCCGGGTGTCGGACGAGCGCGACGAGGCCCTGGCCCGGGCGGAGATCGCCCTGCTGGCCGTGATGTTCGTGGGTGTGGCGGGCAGCAACGGCCTGGTGCTGGGGGCCCTGGCACGGCGGGGCCAGAGCCAGCGGGCGCCCATGCATGTCTTCATCACCCACCTGTGCCTGGCGGACCTGGCGGTGGCCCTGTTCCAAATACTGCCCCAGCTGTTCTGGGACATCACGGACCGGTTCCAGGGGCCGGACTTGCTCTGCCGGGCCGTCAAGTACCTGCAGATGGTGGGCATGTATGCCTCCTCCTATATGATCGTGGCCATGACCCTGGACCGGCACCATGCCATCTGCCGGCCCATGGCCACCTTCCGCCGGGGTGGCGCCCACTGGAACATGCCCGTGTTGGTGGCCTGGGCCTCGTCCCTGGTCCTCAGCCTGCCCCAGGTCGTCATCTTCTCGCAGACGAGGATGCCGGACGGGGCCCTCGACTGCTGGGGCCAGTTTGCGGAGCCCTGGGGCAGCAGGGCCTACGTCACCTGGATCACGCTCGTGGTGTTCGTGCTGCCCACGGTGGGCATCGCCACCTGCCAGGTGCTTATCTTCCGAGAGATCTACACCAGCCTCTACCAGAAGCCAGAGCACATCAGGGAAGGGgggcggcgacggcggcggcggcggcagtggCCGGGCTCCCGGGAGGGCCGCGGGGGCCGAGCCGGGGCCCGGATTGGGGGCGCAGCCGAGGCCTCACGCGTGTCGGGAGCCATGGCCAAGACGGTGCGGATGACGCTGGTGATCGTGCTGGTGTACGTGCTGTGCTGGGCCCCCTTCTTCCTCGTGCAGCTCTGGGCCGTCTGGGACCCACACTCCCCCAGGAACG GCCCAGCATTCACGCTGATCATGCTCCTCGCCAGCCTCAACAGCTGCACCAACCCCTGGATCTACGCCTCCTTCAGCAGCAGCGTCTCCTCGGAGCTCCgccagctcctctgctgccagcGCCCCGGACCCGTTCTGCCTGAGGACTCCTGTGCCACAGCCACCTCCTCCCTTGCCAAAGAGACCCACTCCTGA
- the LOC119929472 gene encoding caveolin-2-like, whose protein sequence is MLEEAILIECKSDPGARGLLVAEEAPLPQKPPCSLPDSRDPQGINQHLKVDFADVLAEPTSFHSFDRVWTWSDITFEISRLWGYRLISLLCALPVSLLAGGLFACLSCLHIWCIMPCVQLCMLTVPPIRTLWTSVLDLLVAPLCASVSRCCSSIRLTGTRQRPS, encoded by the exons ATGCTGGAGGAGGCTATCCTCATTGAGTGTAAGAGCGACCCAGGAGCGAGAGGGCTGCTCGTGGCGGAGGAGGCGCCCCTCCCTCAGAAGCCTCCCTGCTCACTGCCTGACAGCCGAGACCCCCAAGGCATCAATCAGCACCTCAAG GTGGACTTTGCTGACGTGCTGGCGGAGCCGACCTCCTTTCACAGTTTCGACCGCGTGTGGACCTGGAGTGACATCACTTTCGAAATCTCCCGCCTCTGGGGCTACCGCCTCATCTCCCTGCTCTGCGCGCTTCCCGTCTCCCTGCTGGCCGGGGGCCTCTTCGCCTGCCTCAGCTGCCTTCACATCTG gTGCATCATGCCTTGCGTCCAGCTGTGCATGCTGACCGTGCCCCCCATCCGCACCCTCTGGACCAGTGTCCTCGACCTCCTAGTGGCCCCACTGTGTGCCAGCGTGAGCCGCTGCTGCAGCTCCATCCGCCTGACTGGCACGCGCCAACGACCCTCCTGA